In Gemmobacter sp. 24YEA27, a genomic segment contains:
- the miaB gene encoding tRNA (N6-isopentenyl adenosine(37)-C2)-methylthiotransferase MiaB, producing MSNPESLTDPAESNAGLAKGSDADAVKKLFIKTYGCQMNVYDSERMAEAMGAKGYVLTDKADDADMVLLNTCHIREKASEKLYSDLGRLKPLKRDKPDLKIGVAGCVAQAEGAEIRRRMPLVDIVVGPQAYHRLPAMVEAGGAQVDTDFPVEDKFEHLPQRKGYRGPTAFLTVQEGCDKFCAFCVVPYTRGAEVSRPAARLMHEARELVARGVREITLLGQNVNGYHGEGEGKDWTLARLIRELAEIDGLDRIRYTTSHPNDMDDDLIAAHGDVPQLMPYLHLPVQSGSDRILKAMNRKHTRDQYFRLIDRIRAARPDILMTSDFIVGFPGETDQDFADTMDLVARVGYGAAFSFKYSARPGTPAAEKPGVEAAVADARLQALQRLILDQQHAAQAAMVGREISVLYEKPGRLPGQMVGKSDHLMAVHVSDPEGRIGDLVRARVTAASSNSLAAERLF from the coding sequence ATGTCGAACCCCGAAAGCCTGACAGATCCCGCAGAAAGCAATGCCGGCCTTGCAAAGGGCAGCGATGCAGATGCGGTGAAGAAGCTCTTCATCAAGACTTACGGCTGTCAGATGAATGTCTATGACAGCGAGCGCATGGCCGAAGCCATGGGCGCGAAGGGCTATGTGCTGACGGATAAGGCGGATGACGCCGATATGGTGCTGCTCAACACCTGTCACATCCGCGAAAAGGCCTCGGAGAAGCTTTATTCCGATCTTGGCCGGCTGAAACCGCTGAAGCGCGACAAGCCGGACCTCAAGATCGGGGTGGCGGGCTGTGTGGCCCAGGCCGAGGGCGCAGAGATCCGCCGCCGCATGCCGCTGGTGGATATCGTGGTCGGCCCGCAGGCCTATCACCGCCTGCCGGCGATGGTTGAGGCGGGCGGTGCCCAGGTCGATACCGATTTCCCGGTCGAGGATAAGTTCGAACATCTGCCGCAACGGAAGGGCTATCGCGGCCCGACGGCATTTCTGACGGTGCAGGAAGGCTGCGACAAGTTCTGCGCCTTTTGCGTGGTGCCCTATACCAGGGGCGCCGAAGTGTCGCGCCCGGCGGCGCGGCTGATGCACGAGGCGCGCGAGCTGGTCGCCCGTGGGGTGCGCGAGATCACCCTGCTGGGTCAGAACGTCAATGGCTATCATGGCGAAGGAGAGGGGAAAGACTGGACCCTCGCCCGGCTGATCCGCGAGCTGGCCGAAATCGACGGGCTGGACCGCATCCGCTATACCACGAGCCACCCCAATGACATGGATGACGACCTGATCGCCGCCCATGGTGATGTGCCGCAGCTGATGCCCTATCTGCATCTGCCGGTGCAATCCGGGTCGGACCGCATCCTGAAAGCGATGAACCGCAAACATACGCGCGACCAGTATTTCCGCCTGATCGACCGGATCCGCGCGGCGCGGCCCGATATTCTGATGACCTCGGATTTCATCGTGGGCTTCCCGGGCGAGACCGACCAGGATTTCGCCGATACGATGGATCTGGTGGCGCGGGTCGGCTATGGCGCGGCGTTTTCGTTCAAATATTCCGCCCGTCCCGGCACGCCTGCGGCGGAAAAGCCCGGCGTCGAGGCGGCGGTGGCGGATGCCAGGCTTCAGGCGCTGCAACGTCTGATCCTGGATCAGCAGCACGCGGCCCAGGCGGCGATGGTCGGGCGCGAGATTTCTGTGCTCTACGAGAAACCCGGTCGCCTCCCGGGGCAGATGGTTGGCAAATCCGATCATCTGATGGCGGTGCATGTCAGTGATCCGGAGGGCCGAATCGGCGACCTCGTCCGGGCGCGTGTGACAGCTGCGTCCTCTAACTCCCTTGCGGCGGAACGGCTTTTCTGA
- a CDS encoding transporter associated domain-containing protein yields MGSSSDGPVTAQDAAALAGTTVPQDNAGQGNIPAALPGGGQSGPRGFFGRLISAFSGTDAEGAALTQGEQAFALLAEVSVDDVAIPKAEIVAVALDTGLEDLVHVFRSHGFSRLPVYEESLDHPLGLVLLKDVALRFGFGASEAFTLKDLLRPILFAPPSMPAAVLLQKMQKERAHMALVIDEYGGVDGLATFEDLIEAVIGEVEDEHDEVAGLLWKEESPGVILAQSTAELEDLEAAYGIRLRGLAEDDDIDTLGGLVFLRTGHVPVRGEMVVLENGATIEVVDADVRRIKRLRLRLPQAAVIPAGN; encoded by the coding sequence ATGGGCAGTAGCAGCGACGGGCCGGTTACGGCGCAGGATGCGGCGGCATTAGCGGGAACAACGGTTCCGCAGGATAATGCGGGACAGGGGAACATACCGGCAGCACTGCCCGGTGGCGGGCAAAGTGGCCCCAGGGGCTTTTTCGGCCGCCTGATCTCGGCTTTCTCGGGCACAGATGCCGAGGGGGCCGCGCTGACCCAGGGCGAGCAGGCCTTTGCCCTGCTGGCCGAGGTCAGCGTCGATGACGTGGCCATTCCCAAGGCCGAGATCGTGGCGGTTGCGCTTGATACCGGGCTGGAGGATCTGGTCCATGTGTTCCGAAGCCACGGGTTTTCGCGCCTGCCGGTCTATGAGGAAAGCCTGGATCACCCGCTGGGGCTTGTGCTTCTGAAGGATGTGGCGCTGCGTTTCGGCTTCGGGGCATCTGAGGCTTTCACCCTGAAAGACCTGTTGCGGCCGATCCTCTTCGCTCCGCCCTCGATGCCCGCGGCGGTGCTTTTGCAGAAGATGCAAAAGGAACGCGCACATATGGCGCTGGTGATCGACGAATATGGCGGCGTCGATGGGCTGGCGACCTTTGAGGATCTGATCGAAGCCGTGATCGGCGAGGTCGAGGATGAGCATGACGAGGTCGCCGGGCTTTTGTGGAAAGAGGAAAGCCCGGGGGTGATCCTCGCGCAATCCACGGCGGAGCTCGAAGATCTGGAGGCCGCTTATGGCATCCGGCTGCGGGGCCTCGCGGAAGATGATGATATCGACACTCTGGGCGGACTTGTGTTCCTGCGCACCGGCCATGTGCCGGTGAGGGGCGAGATGGTGGTGCTGGAAAACGGCGCCACGATCGAAGTG
- a CDS encoding OmpA family protein: MLSRAARKMGARMSLGATALAIAISGGSAALSQSTIDRTVVTGQIEWGVWVDDDGCMHWWADGGLEGYMVPRRDPKTGKPVCLKKNLCLNENTDQLFATDSAKLTKAGRQRLANFFTSTDAFGYAIYGHTDSRASDEYNMSLSQRRAKAVADVARSVGASVEREIGFGERNPIATNSTAAGMAKNRRVEIVCYRW; the protein is encoded by the coding sequence ATGCTTTCACGCGCCGCGCGGAAGATGGGCGCTCGAATGAGCCTTGGGGCGACCGCGCTGGCAATTGCGATTTCCGGGGGCAGTGCTGCCCTGTCGCAAAGCACGATTGATCGCACCGTGGTCACCGGCCAGATCGAATGGGGTGTCTGGGTCGATGATGACGGCTGTATGCACTGGTGGGCCGATGGCGGTCTCGAAGGCTATATGGTGCCGCGCCGCGATCCGAAAACCGGCAAGCCGGTCTGCCTGAAAAAGAACCTCTGCCTGAACGAGAACACCGATCAGCTTTTCGCGACCGACAGCGCGAAGCTCACCAAAGCCGGGCGGCAAAGGCTGGCGAATTTCTTCACGTCAACCGATGCGTTTGGCTACGCGATCTACGGTCATACCGACAGCCGCGCCTCGGATGAGTATAATATGAGCCTCTCGCAGCGTCGCGCCAAAGCGGTGGCAGATGTGGCCCGTTCGGTCGGTGCCTCGGTTGAGCGCGAGATCGGTTTCGGCGAGCGTAATCCGATCGCCACCAACTCGACCGCTGCCGGCATGGCGAAGAATCGCCGCGTCGAAATCGTCTGCTATCGCTGGTAA
- the ybeY gene encoding rRNA maturation RNase YbeY — translation MDPIFDIVFEDTRWQAFGLDGLAETAAAAVFAQLGLSPTGFLISLLGCDDQRIAALNTEFRGKQVPTNVLSWPSEERAAEEAGGMPDLPEPGDAEDPEELGDIAIAYETCMREATDQGKDPREHVTHLMVHGILHLLGYDHIDDADAAVMENLETRILAGLGIPDPY, via the coding sequence ATGGACCCAATCTTTGATATTGTCTTTGAAGATACGCGCTGGCAGGCTTTTGGGCTGGATGGCCTTGCCGAAACGGCTGCGGCCGCAGTCTTTGCGCAGCTGGGGCTTTCCCCGACCGGCTTCCTGATCTCGCTGCTCGGCTGCGATGACCAAAGGATCGCCGCGCTCAATACCGAATTTCGCGGCAAGCAGGTGCCGACCAATGTGCTGTCCTGGCCCTCGGAAGAGCGCGCGGCGGAGGAGGCCGGCGGTATGCCCGACCTGCCGGAGCCGGGCGATGCCGAGGATCCCGAAGAGCTTGGTGATATCGCCATCGCTTACGAGACCTGCATGCGCGAGGCCACAGATCAGGGCAAGGATCCGCGGGAACATGTGACCCATCTGATGGTTCACGGGATTTTGCATCTTCTCGGCTATGATCATATTGATGACGCAGATGCCGCTGTGATGGAAAATCTCGAGACGCGGATACTTGCGGGTCTGGGCATTCCTGACCCATATTGA
- a CDS encoding helix-turn-helix transcriptional regulator, translated as MASLNTRLRAPCTGRILVGYGRFREKIRHFSSKWKKGAMLPYQLTCGGVRAVKGRLKRPKFKSEGRRKLRQIRSKLGHTQHSFAPLLGLIPSTYEKYERGLHKLPPGLLERAQLLETPPASEAASVPVSDELDQDEVVVASPLEEETAFSVPSPSTEGGIACEAVAVAQGVGEPINVPWGASAPTPEMEIQKGLGEARYERWVQACWIALLAVALFIIARIAEINLGWTNAWQLGPNDEGLAVSLILLIGLLVLLGQETLRRVCFGLPLRNQRGS; from the coding sequence TTGGCAAGCCTGAACACCCGCTTAAGGGCTCCATGCACTGGTCGGATTCTGGTCGGATATGGCCGCTTTCGTGAAAAGATTCGGCACTTTAGCTCCAAATGGAAAAAAGGTGCTATGCTGCCGTACCAGCTGACCTGCGGAGGAGTGCGCGCGGTGAAGGGAAGACTGAAAAGGCCAAAGTTCAAATCAGAAGGGCGACGAAAGTTGCGGCAAATTCGTTCGAAGCTCGGGCACACTCAGCACAGCTTTGCGCCGCTTCTTGGCCTGATTCCTTCGACCTATGAAAAGTATGAACGGGGCCTGCACAAACTCCCGCCCGGGCTGTTGGAGCGGGCTCAACTCTTGGAAACCCCTCCCGCGTCCGAAGCTGCCAGCGTTCCCGTTAGTGACGAGCTCGATCAGGATGAGGTGGTCGTGGCATCGCCTCTTGAAGAGGAGACAGCTTTTTCCGTGCCAAGCCCAAGCACTGAGGGCGGCATAGCCTGTGAGGCTGTGGCTGTCGCCCAAGGTGTTGGTGAGCCCATAAATGTGCCTTGGGGGGCATCAGCGCCTACGCCGGAGATGGAAATCCAAAAAGGCCTCGGAGAAGCGCGTTATGAACGGTGGGTTCAGGCCTGCTGGATCGCTCTATTGGCGGTAGCCCTCTTCATCATCGCCCGGATCGCCGAGATCAATCTTGGCTGGACCAATGCTTGGCAGCTCGGTCCAAACGACGAGGGATTGGCCGTCAGCCTTATTCTGCTGATCGGTCTGTTGGTTCTTCTGGGGCAAGAGACATTGCGTCGTGTTTGCTTCGGTCTGCCACTTCGTAACCAGCGCGGCTCATAG
- a CDS encoding helix-turn-helix domain-containing protein → MSTDPRQAFENHERLKAELRIRGTSLAQIGRDLGISGTSMSLVGLGKHRSKRIERAIAEALGTTPEKLYPERYREGGT, encoded by the coding sequence ATGTCTACAGATCCCCGGCAAGCATTTGAAAACCATGAGCGCCTGAAGGCGGAGCTGCGCATTCGTGGCACATCGCTGGCGCAGATCGGTCGTGACCTCGGGATATCCGGGACATCAATGTCGCTTGTTGGCCTTGGAAAGCACCGCTCCAAGCGGATCGAACGCGCCATCGCAGAAGCGCTCGGGACCACTCCGGAAAAGCTCTACCCCGAGCGGTACAGGGAGGGCGGCACATGA